In a single window of the Nodularia spumigena CCY9414 genome:
- a CDS encoding class I SAM-dependent methyltransferase yields MVNIASDLLEIMRQRFDSSPYPRQPLEKSPKNETDKLYIHSLVNAYYLRNQKVIDTQGKLILDAGCGSGYKSLMLAEANPGAKIVGFDISPESVKLARERLDYHGFDNAEFHVLALEELPSLNQQFDYINCDELLYLLPDINVGLKAMQAVLKPDGIIRTNLHSVFGRTNVFRAQKAFTLMGLMGGTPGELEVEIVRETIMALKNDVQLKARTWQPFYATPEGEEKILMNYLLQGDKGYTVPEMFSALVDSHLEFISMLNWRQWQLLDLFQQPDNLPSFLAMSLPDISQEESLHLYELLNPVNRLLDFWCGHPQPPLDILPVTEWTDADWQGATVHLCPQLKTPQFQEQLIACVREVRPFPLSQHLSLVPGSINIDSSTASCLIPLLEQPQPMMALVERWRQFRPLDPVTLQPTELETAFEIVQQLVIQLESFGYLMLERA; encoded by the coding sequence ATGGTAAATATAGCATCTGACTTATTAGAAATCATGCGCCAGCGCTTTGATAGTTCTCCCTATCCCCGTCAACCTCTGGAGAAATCACCGAAAAATGAAACCGATAAACTGTATATTCATAGTTTAGTCAATGCTTATTACTTAAGAAACCAAAAAGTTATTGATACTCAAGGTAAACTGATTTTAGATGCTGGCTGTGGCAGTGGTTATAAATCTTTAATGTTGGCAGAAGCTAACCCAGGGGCGAAAATTGTCGGCTTTGATATTTCCCCAGAGTCCGTAAAATTAGCCAGAGAACGGTTAGATTATCATGGCTTTGACAATGCAGAATTTCATGTTTTAGCTTTGGAAGAATTGCCCAGCCTCAATCAACAATTTGATTATATTAACTGTGATGAGTTGTTGTATTTACTGCCTGATATAAATGTTGGTTTAAAAGCTATGCAAGCAGTTTTAAAACCAGATGGCATTATCCGCACTAATTTACATAGTGTATTCGGCAGAACTAATGTTTTCCGCGCCCAAAAAGCCTTCACACTCATGGGATTAATGGGGGGAACTCCCGGAGAATTGGAAGTGGAAATTGTCCGAGAAACCATCATGGCTTTGAAAAATGATGTGCAATTGAAAGCGAGAACTTGGCAACCTTTCTATGCTACCCCAGAGGGGGAAGAAAAGATTTTAATGAATTATTTATTGCAGGGAGATAAAGGTTACACCGTCCCGGAAATGTTCTCGGCTTTAGTAGACTCTCACCTAGAGTTTATCAGTATGCTCAACTGGCGACAGTGGCAATTACTCGATTTATTTCAACAACCAGATAATTTACCCAGTTTTCTGGCTATGAGTTTACCTGATATCTCTCAAGAAGAAAGCTTACATTTGTATGAACTGTTAAATCCTGTTAATCGACTGTTGGATTTTTGGTGTGGTCATCCTCAGCCGCCTTTAGATATTTTACCAGTTACAGAATGGACTGATGCCGATTGGCAAGGTGCTACAGTCCATCTTTGTCCCCAGTTAAAAACTCCCCAGTTTCAAGAACAACTCATTGCTTGTGTGCGAGAAGTTCGGCCATTTCCCCTTAGTCAACATTTATCCCTTGTCCCAGGGTCAATTAATATAGATAGTTCCACAGCATCTTGCTTAATACCATTGTTAGAGCAACCCCAGCCGATGATGGCTCTGGTAGAGCGTTGGCGACAATTTCGCCCCCTCGACCCTGTGACTTTACAGCCTACAGAGTTAGAAACAGCTTTTGAGATAGTGCAACAGCTGGTCATCCAGCTAGAAAGTTTTGGTTATCTCATGTTAGAGCGTGCATAA
- a CDS encoding class I SAM-dependent methyltransferase yields the protein MVDIASDLFEKIRQQFDSSPYPRIPLEKSPKTQPKQLYIHSLVNAYYLRNQKVIDSPGKVILDAGCGSGYKSLMLAEANPGAKIFGVDISAESVKLARQRLEYYGLDNAEFHVLSLEDLPKLNQKFDYINCDELLYLLPDITVGLKAMQAVLKPDGIIRTNLHSSLQRGNYFRAQKLFAMMGLTEGNPGEMEVEIVSETMKALKDNVELKAKTWKSNFEKEEGEEIILMNYLLQGDKGYTVPEMFSALADSDLEFISMVNWRQWQLLDLFQQPDNLPSFLAMSLPDISQEESLHLYELFNPVHRLLDFWCGHPQPPLDILPVTEWTDADWQGATVHLCPQLKTPQFQEQLIACVREVRAFSISEHLSLVSGSINIDSSTASCLIPLLEQPQPMMSLVERWRQFRPLDPVTLQPTELEVDFNIVKQLLTSLESLGYLMLER from the coding sequence ATGGTAGATATCGCATCTGATTTATTTGAAAAAATTCGCCAGCAGTTTGATAGTTCCCCCTATCCCCGCATTCCCCTGGAAAAATCACCTAAAACGCAACCTAAGCAACTTTATATTCATAGCTTAGTTAATGCTTATTACTTAAGAAACCAAAAAGTTATTGATAGTCCAGGCAAAGTGATTTTAGATGCTGGCTGTGGCAGTGGTTATAAATCTTTGATGTTGGCAGAAGCTAACCCAGGGGCGAAAATTTTCGGCGTGGATATCTCAGCCGAATCTGTAAAATTAGCGAGACAACGGTTAGAATATTATGGATTAGATAATGCAGAGTTTCATGTTTTATCTCTGGAAGATTTACCAAAACTCAATCAAAAATTTGATTATATTAACTGTGATGAACTGCTGTATCTTCTCCCTGATATAACTGTTGGTTTGAAAGCCATGCAAGCAGTTTTAAAGCCAGATGGGATTATTCGCACTAATTTACATAGCTCACTTCAGAGAGGCAATTATTTCCGCGCTCAAAAACTCTTCGCCATGATGGGATTAACGGAAGGAAACCCAGGAGAAATGGAAGTGGAAATTGTTAGCGAAACCATGAAGGCGTTGAAAGATAATGTGGAACTCAAAGCTAAAACATGGAAATCTAATTTTGAAAAGGAGGAGGGCGAAGAAATAATTTTAATGAATTATTTATTGCAAGGAGATAAAGGTTACACCGTCCCGGAAATGTTCTCGGCTTTGGCAGACTCTGACTTAGAGTTTATCAGTATGGTCAACTGGCGACAGTGGCAATTACTCGACTTATTCCAACAACCAGATAATTTACCCAGTTTTCTGGCTATGAGTTTACCTGATATCTCTCAAGAAGAAAGCTTACATTTGTATGAACTGTTCAATCCTGTTCATCGACTGTTGGATTTTTGGTGTGGTCATCCTCAGCCGCCTTTAGATATTCTACCAGTTACAGAATGGACTGATGCCGATTGGCAAGGTGCTACAGTCCATCTTTGTCCCCAGTTAAAAACTCCCCAATTTCAAGAACAACTCATTGCTTGTGTGCGAGAAGTTCGGGCATTTTCCATCAGTGAACATTTATCCCTTGTCTCAGGGTCAATTAATATAGATAGCTCCACAGCATCTTGCTTAATACCTTTATTAGAGCAACCCCAACCGATGATGTCTCTAGTAGAGCGTTGGCGACAATTTCGCCCCCTCGACCCTGTGACTTTACAGCCTACAGAGTTAGAAGTAGACTTCAATATAGTCAAACAGTTGCTCACCAGCTTAGAAAGCCTTGGTTATCTCATGTTAGAGCGTTAG